The Nitrosomonas communis genome has a segment encoding these proteins:
- a CDS encoding diguanylate cyclase, with translation MPLQIIPLRRPFYVQWLGLGLILITLGTVITFNLYFEHERTAVREHDRLSTQARVIAENTEYQLTSANLALENVRSNLAYWKDDAGQQAAIRHLKAASIIPGIRTMNIVDKEGTITASTRAELIGMNIGFRDYFQEVKQHPNADMLYVSPPFETIDGIFVINVIRMIAGEQGEFAGIVSATLDPEYFKTLMMSVQYASSMWVALIHSDGLVFLTIPDERENMEGVNLRPPDSFFTRHQNSGKKEQVFTNIMYATKEHGMLALRTIYPADLKMDKPLVVAVNRDSDSIFQSWRQHILAQGIFFGVIVLASTIGLFLHQHRQRKLEKEAAQARILVDRFSFALDRIPTYIFMKDQQRRYIYANRSMLELFKCSAEDLAGSSDSRFFPPETVARLHETDIRVLRHGEDTAEKVTCKGKDGHLRIYWEIKTPIYENDKKTSICGLCGISTDITELELLKEKLEQQARQDYLTGLFNRRFFMEQGNAELMRAQRYHHTLSSLMLDIDNFKKINDRHGHQAGDTVLKRLSDVMRKMLRTVDIIGRIGGEEFAVLLPETDLQKATEVAERLREEVACTAVTLETGMALYFKVSIGVASLKDKDTDLNTLLNQADKALYQAKENGRNRVCLA, from the coding sequence ATGCCGTTGCAGATCATTCCGCTAAGAAGACCTTTTTATGTGCAATGGCTTGGGCTTGGCTTGATCTTGATTACTTTAGGTACGGTAATTACATTTAATCTGTATTTTGAGCATGAGCGCACTGCTGTCCGTGAGCATGACAGATTGTCGACTCAGGCGCGTGTAATTGCTGAGAACACGGAGTACCAGTTGACGAGTGCGAATCTTGCGCTGGAAAACGTTCGCAGCAATCTGGCTTACTGGAAAGACGATGCAGGGCAGCAAGCGGCAATACGCCACCTCAAGGCAGCCAGCATCATACCGGGCATACGCACCATGAACATCGTGGATAAAGAAGGCACCATCACTGCTTCGACGCGTGCTGAATTGATCGGAATGAATATTGGTTTCCGCGATTATTTCCAGGAAGTCAAACAGCATCCCAATGCGGATATGCTTTATGTCTCACCACCATTTGAAACCATAGATGGGATATTCGTCATTAACGTCATCCGCATGATTGCGGGGGAGCAGGGCGAATTTGCCGGCATTGTCTCTGCAACGCTTGATCCGGAATATTTCAAAACCCTTATGATGTCGGTGCAATATGCGTCAAGCATGTGGGTGGCGCTTATCCATAGTGATGGCCTGGTGTTCCTCACAATACCTGACGAAAGAGAAAATATGGAGGGAGTGAATCTGAGGCCTCCTGATTCGTTCTTTACGCGACATCAGAATAGCGGCAAGAAGGAGCAAGTCTTCACGAATATCATGTATGCCACTAAGGAGCATGGTATGCTCGCGCTGCGCACTATTTATCCGGCCGATCTCAAGATGGACAAACCCCTGGTCGTTGCTGTCAATCGTGATTCCGATTCCATCTTCCAGTCATGGCGACAGCACATTTTAGCTCAAGGAATATTTTTCGGCGTCATTGTACTGGCTTCCACCATTGGCCTATTTCTCCACCAACACCGCCAGCGTAAGCTCGAGAAAGAGGCAGCACAAGCTCGTATCCTGGTTGACCGGTTCAGTTTTGCACTGGATCGTATCCCCACGTATATTTTTATGAAGGATCAACAGCGGCGTTATATCTACGCCAACCGGTCGATGCTGGAGCTATTCAAGTGTTCGGCAGAGGATCTGGCGGGCAGCTCCGATTCACGTTTTTTTCCACCCGAAACAGTGGCGAGATTGCATGAAACAGACATACGTGTGCTGCGACATGGCGAAGATACTGCAGAGAAAGTCACCTGCAAGGGTAAGGACGGCCACCTTCGTATCTACTGGGAGATCAAGACGCCGATTTATGAAAACGACAAGAAAACCAGCATCTGCGGGCTATGCGGTATTTCTACAGATATTACAGAGCTGGAGCTATTGAAAGAAAAGCTTGAGCAGCAGGCACGCCAGGACTATCTGACCGGATTGTTCAACCGGCGCTTTTTCATGGAACAGGGTAACGCCGAGCTTATGCGCGCACAGCGGTATCATCACACTCTTTCCTCGCTCATGCTCGACATCGACAACTTTAAGAAAATCAACGACAGACATGGGCATCAGGCAGGTGACACTGTGCTCAAACGGCTGTCTGATGTCATGCGTAAAATGCTGCGTACAGTTGATATCATCGGACGTATAGGCGGGGAAGAGTTTGCCGTATTGCTGCCTGAGACCGATCTGCAAAAAGCGACAGAAGTTGCGGAGCGCTTGCGCGAGGAAGTGGCCTGCACCGCGGTGACGCTGGAGACAGGCATGGCGCTTTATTTCAAGGTATCGATAGGTGTGGCTAGTCTCAAGGATAAAGACACCGACTTGAACACGCTGCTCAATCAGGCCGACAAAGCGCTGTATCAGGCGAAAGAGAATGGACGTAATAGGGTGTGCCTTGCATAA